From a region of the Zingiber officinale cultivar Zhangliang chromosome 4B, Zo_v1.1, whole genome shotgun sequence genome:
- the LOC121978409 gene encoding zinc finger MYM-type protein 1-like, producing the protein MFPIRKQLSGAEKRKKKQKEEALIQIQVGSLNKYFTNSQKAEQTEVAEQLNQDDTDNMLHDQKHSELNELQNEDQKQYGNDKVEVNMPENNSDEDINQEIVFPLNVDDPGNWDKMQNIRDFLVERGPRKDDDILFPLDNTGRHFNPSHYKRQLPNGEKSDRRWLVYSISMDKIFCFCCKLFKTQRTTMKLGHLADEGYKDWKNISRCLSLHETSKDHIDCMTSWIELERRLRKKKTIDENIQVAINKEREHWKQVLKRIIAVVQRIAKNNLPLRGDNEKLYVENNGIFLQLIEMIAEFDPIMEEHLRRVQERQIHYTYLGPKIQNELIQMLAAEVRSSIVAKIKHAKYFTVILDCTPDASHEEQMSLVIRCVDDSENAIVVEEFWIGFLKVNETSGLGLFTELKNILNNLELDIDNIRGQGWQIFKDHVQGLTVKPLSQTRWESHVDSVNPIKDQTSKIRDALIDLANISDDSKIKSEAEGLASFELKKKRIIRRKRQFDEINSEEVTQSPKESFRVNYFLFIIDQALSSLQTRFEQFQKYEETFGFLFSLERLKYIDDDSLLHSCVNLQESLTHDGHSDVDGSDLYLELKLLRHSLPRESKRAIDVLNYLKKMDSCYPNAYIAYQILLTIPVTVASAERSFSKLKLIKTYLRSTMSQERLNGLAMLSIEKKVVEKVDYANLINTFASKTTRRAIFK; encoded by the exons ATGTTTCCTATAAGAAAACAATTGTCTGGAGcagaaaaaaggaagaaaaaacaaaaggaagaagCTTTAATTCAAATCCAAGTAGGAAGTCTTAATAAGTACTTCACTAACAGCCAAAAAGCAGAGCAAACAGAAGTAGCTGAACAACTGAATCAGGATGACACTGATAATATGTTGCATGATCAGAAACATAGTGAATTGAATGAACTTCAAAATGAAGACCAAAAACAATATGGAAATGATAAAGTTGAAGTCAATATGCCTGAAAATAACAGTGATGAAGATATAAATCAAGAGATCGTGTTTCCTTTAAATGTTGATGATCCAGGAAATTGGGACAAAATGCAAAATATTAGGGATTTTCTAGTTGAAAGAGGTCCTAGAAAAGATGATGAtattttgtttcctcttgatAACACCGGCAGACACTTCAATCCATCACATTATAAGAGACAATTGCCAAATGGTGAGAAAAGTGACAGAAGATGGCTAGTGTATTCTATTTCTATGGACAAGATCTTTTGTTTCTGTTGTAAGTTATTCAAGACTCAAAGAACCACAATGAAACTTGGTCATCTAGCTGACGAAGGATACAAAGATTGGAAGAATATCAGTCGATGTCTCAGTCTTCATGAAACTAGTAAAGATCATATTGATTGCATGACTAGTTGGATTGAATTAGAAAGAAGACTTCGAAAGAAAAAGACAATTGATGAAAATATACAAGTAGCAATTAACAAGGAGAGAGAACATTGGAAACAAGTATTGAAGAGAATAATTGCAGTTGTGCAAAGAATTGCGAAGAATAACTTGCCACTTCGGGGAGATAATGAGAAGCTTTATGTTGAGAATAATGGAATCTTTTTGCAGCTAattgaaatgattgctgaatTTGATCCAATAATGGAGGAGCACCTTCGGCGTGTTCAAGAAAGACAGATTCATTACACTTATCTTGGACCCAAAATCCAAAATGAATTGATACAGATGTTGGCGGCTGAAGTAAGAAGTTCAATTGTTGCAAAAATTAAACATGCAAAGTATTTCACTGTCATACTTGATTGCACTCCAGATGCAAGTCACGAGGAGCAGATGTCCCTTGTAATTAGATGTGTGGATGATTCAGAAAATGCAATAGTGGTTGAAGAATTTTGGATTGGATTTTTGAAAGTTAATGAAACTTCAGGACTTGGGCTTTTTACAgagcttaaaaatattttgaacaatCTCGAACTTGATATTGATAATATAAGAGGTCAAG GGTGGCAAATCTTCAAAGATCATGTGCAAGGTCTTACAGTCAAGCCACTATCACAGACACGATGGGAAAGCCATGTTGACAGCGTGAATCCCATAAAAGATCAAACTTCGAAAATACGAGATGCTTTAATTGATTTGGCAAACATTTCAGATGACTCAAAAATAAAGAGTGAAGCTGAGGGTTTGGCATCATTTGAACTTAAga AAAAACGCATCATCCGAAGAAAGAGACAATTTGATGAGATCAATAGTGAAGAGGTAACCCAGTCTCCTAAAGAATCTTTTCGAGTTAATTACTTCCTATTTATAATTGATCAAGCTCTTTCTTCACTTCAAACTCGGTTTGaacaatttcaaaaatatgaagaaacatttggatttttatttagtttggagAGATTGAAGTATATTGATGATGATAGTCTCTTACACTCATGTGTCAATCTTCAAGAGTCTTTAACACATGATGGACACTCTGATGTTGATGGATCAGATTTATATTTAGAACTAAAGTTGTTAAGACACTCATTACCAAGAGAATCAAAAAGAGCGATTGATGTGCTGAATTATTTGAAGAAAATGGATAGTTGTTATCCAAATGCTTATATTGCTTATCAAATTTTGCTGACAATACCAGTTACAGTTGCATCTGCTGAAAGGAGTTTTTCCAAGTTGAAATTGATCAAAACTTATCTCCGATCAACTATGTCGCAAGAAAGACTAAATGGCTTGGCTATGTTATCTATCGAGAAAAAAGTGGTTGAGAAAGTTGATTATGCTAACTTAATCAATACTTTTGCTTCTAAAACTACGAGGCGAGCAATATTCAAGTGA